In the genome of Paenibacillus sp. GP183, the window CATTCACTTCGTGGATGATGTCACCGCCCAACCGTTTGCGGAAATGCGTCATAAGCGAATCATGAAAGGGACGGCGATATTGGTATTCCGGAAGACCCAAGAAGTACTGCAGATACGGATTCTCCAGAATCTGCCGCAGTGTCTCCCGATCGTCGGTGCCAAGTCGTTCTTGAATGATGAGAGCCCCAAGTGCGACGCGGATCGAGACGGCTTTTTGTCCCTTTAGGCTTCGTTTGAAGTTCCGAGCGTATTTCTCTTCAATCTTCCACCACGGGATTATCTGGGCTAGAAGTACCCAACGGTTATCTTCCGACAGTTCCCCACCGAACGGTAGGAAGAAATCCCCCGGCAGGATCATTTGGCCTTCTGTTCGCTGATACATTCTGTTCGCCTCCATGTGCACGGTTTTTGACGGGGTATCGCCCGTTTTCCATACACTTAACTTCGACAAAAGAGGCGCTAAACCCTTGTTATTACTGACTTTTTGTTTCGTTCAGCAAGCCCTAATTATTAATATATAAAATTCGATAATAAAGAGGGTGTCTGTGGAACTCCACCAGTTAGACACCCTCTAATTCCTTATGACCGCTGTTGGAATTTGGTTATGACTTCCTTATACAGAGCAGCTTGGAAAGAGAGTTGAATGTTCAGATTAAAGTTTTTTTCAATCCTTTTTCTCGCGTCTTTTCCCCACCGCACCCAATTCTGGGGCTCTTGAATCATCTGCTCCAGAGCCGTTACTAATTGGCCAACATTTCTCTCCTTTACCAAAATCCCTTCTTTACCGTCGGTGATCAACTCAGGAATTCCGGCATGTTTAGTTGATACGACAGGGGCTCCGGTTGCCATTGCTTCCTTTAAAACATTTGGAATCCCCTCTTCGTCACCGTTTTTCGATTGTACAGAAGGCAGACAAAATAGATGGGCACTATGCATTTCCTCAACAATCTGACGATGGTCTATAAAATTTTCAATGATTACGACATTTTGCAGTCGATTGCGTTTGATGATATTTTGTACTTCTTCAGATACAGGTCCGGTTCTTCCAATAATCTTAAGCTCCGTCTGCGGATAGGACTGATTAACCTTAGCAAAGGCCTCCAATAAATAGCGAAACCCTTTCTTCTCCACAAATCGACCTACAGA includes:
- a CDS encoding glycosyltransferase, which encodes MDKILHYKYALISDHSTPHVKSVPGFDYVYMTDKKKPTDPQFRFLFKDVVHYPDIFDFPAFIRQQNVKAIHAHYGQLAMKLLPFKKSLGIPLITSFRGLDATSYIRNENNQKKLQKLYTNGELFLPVCHYLANRLIRSGCPEKKIQVLYGGVDVDLFHFRPRTKPSEGRIRILSVGRFVEKKGFRYLLEAFAKVNQSYPQTELKIIGRTGPVSEEVQNIIKRNRLQNVVIIENFIDHRQIVEEMHSAHLFCLPSVQSKNGDEEGIPNVLKEAMATGAPVVSTKHAGIPELITDGKEGILVKERNVGQLVTALEQMIQEPQNWVRWGKDARKRIEKNFNLNIQLSFQAALYKEVITKFQQRS